TCCTTATAATATACACCCTTATGAATATAATTACAAAAAAAGGACAAATCTGTTTAATATAAATAGCTATTGCAGTAAATTTGGAAATAAGCCATTTTTGAAAGGAAACAAGAAAAATCTTGAAATTTTGATGATGTATACATGGCTTGGAAAAAAGGATGATTACTTTCAGAATTATTTGGCAGAATTTAAAGAATATTAAAAATCTTTTATTTACTTTAGGGCATTCGAGACTCGTCCCTTTAATTTTTTTGCACTATATGAATGAGGGAACAGTAAAAGCCAGGTTATAGGCGCCTGGCTTCACTTGTTTATTTATTTCCTAGAAAGTCTTTGAATTCCCTTAGCAGGTCTTCTGACGATGCAGAATTGTATTTTTCATTAAAAACATCACGTGTGGCAGATGCTTTCTCTGTCCATAAACCAAATTCTTTATTGGACATTGTGTTTTTTAATCGTCTGGCATACATGCGCTTGTATGCTTTTTCGTATTCTTTTAGAATTGGAGATGAATCCACCTTACTTTTCCTGGCACTTTTTATCGCCTTATTCTTACAATCTGAACAGTATTTTGTATGGTAATTGCCTGACAATATAAAATAATTTCCGCAAAAATCACAGCGTTTGATTTTTATATTTGAGTCTAACATCGCATGAAATTCACAAAATGCATATTCCGTTGGCGTTTTGCAATGATTCAATCTTACCGGGAATGCCTCGAGGCTTTTTAACGATTGGATTGCTTTATTATTTAATTTACCATCTATGATTTCTTGTTTATTGTCAAATGAAAAATCTTTATTAGGCAATATAGCATAACTGCATTCAATGGTAGGTTCGTAAAATTCAATGACAGAAATGTGATTGATTGTGCTATTTTTGATTTGCCATAAATAATATCTTTCCCATGCTGATAGATTATTTAACTCTGTAGAGTAATCTTTATTAAAACAGAAATCAATTAACTGTTTAAAACGGTCCTGATACTTTTTGATATTAAGATCACGTCCTAAAGGCATTTGCGAGTGGAATATATATGGATGTTCAGAAGAATCTGAAATTTCCAAAGCAAACAGAAACACACTTTCTAATACACCTAACTTTTCAAGCTCTTGAAAACTGCTTGCATTTTTCATCTCATTAAAATCTTTTAAATAAAATTCCATTCCAGTTTTTAATACATTTAACTTTTTAAGTTCTTTAGAACTGTTTGTACCTTTTTTCTTGTTTGACTCTTCTAAGCTCCTCTCTAAATCATTAATTTCAGCTGCATATTTGTCAGCTCGTAAGGTGTAAATTTTCTTGCATGATTCCAAAAATATTTGTTCTTTAATTTTTATCTTTTTTGGATTATTAAGTAGTGTTGCTATATGAAATTCATCATAAAGTTTATAAAATTCATTATAGTAATTAAAATCCAAATTCAGATATTCTAAAAAGTTTTCTCCGACAGCGTACTCCTCTTCCATTAAACCTAATGGAGTGGTAATACCCATTGTGTTAGCATCAGTATTATGATACATGGAATATAATTCGAATTCAAGTCCCATACAACCCTCCGAAATCGAAAATCAAGTTACACGAAAATCAGTGTTCTATTATACTCTACCGCAATCAATTGAAAAAGTCAATAAAACATGATAAAATCAAAATAGAGAATCGATAAGAAAATAAATAGATTTTCGAAAGGAGACAATTGTGAGAGAAAGACAAGAACAAACAATGACAGGGAAAAGTGATAAAAGGTTATTAGATGCAAGTGAAGTGTGCTACTACCTGAGTTTGGGAAGAAATCGAGGAGTAGAGTTTGCCAGGTCTATTGGTGCAGAGGTTAAGATTGGAAGGAGGTCATTATATGATAGGGTAAAAATTGATCATTATCTTAATGAATTAACTGGAACAAAAAAAGAGCAAACACAGTAACTTTGGCGAGCGATGTGTTTACTCCGACAACAAAATCCAGAAAGGATATGTATATAGTATAACATGATCCTTTCGGCGAATCAAGAAAAATGAGAGGAGATTTATTATATGTATGGTTTAACGGTATTTGAGCAGAACGGGCAGCTTTTAACAGATAGTAGAGAAGTAGCGACGGTCGTAGAGTCGCGACATGCGGATTTACTGGAAAAAATAGACGGATACATTAGGCATTTAGCCAACGGAGAATTCCGTTCGCTAGACTATTTTATGCCAAGTACTTATGTAGATGCGCAGGGAAAAGAAAGACCTTGCTTCCTTTGCACAAAGAAAGGCTGCGATATGATCGCCAATAAACTGCAGGGTAAGAAAGGGGTACATTACACAGCCAGATACATAGAAGCCTTTGACAAGATGAAGGAATTCATTGAAAAGGGAATACAGTATAGTAAACAGATATCATTCAAGGAGCAGGTGGAATGTATTAGCGTTGTAGCTGACATACTCCGTGTAAATGATGCCAGCAAGCTACTGATGATCGGACAGTTATATAAGAGCTACGACCTACCGACAGAATTCCTTCCTAAGTATGAGTATAACGGCAGCCGGGAATTAAAATCAGCTACAGATTTACTGAAACAATTTGATTTAGGTATGTCAGCAAAGAACTTCAATGTTTTAATGAGAGAACAG
This genomic stretch from Lacrimispora sphenoides harbors:
- a CDS encoding DUF6076 domain-containing protein; protein product: MGLEFELYSMYHNTDANTMGITTPLGLMEEEYAVGENFLEYLNLDFNYYNEFYKLYDEFHIATLLNNPKKIKIKEQIFLESCKKIYTLRADKYAAEINDLERSLEESNKKKGTNSSKELKKLNVLKTGMEFYLKDFNEMKNASSFQELEKLGVLESVFLFALEISDSSEHPYIFHSQMPLGRDLNIKKYQDRFKQLIDFCFNKDYSTELNNLSAWERYYLWQIKNSTINHISVIEFYEPTIECSYAILPNKDFSFDNKQEIIDGKLNNKAIQSLKSLEAFPVRLNHCKTPTEYAFCEFHAMLDSNIKIKRCDFCGNYFILSGNYHTKYCSDCKNKAIKSARKSKVDSSPILKEYEKAYKRMYARRLKNTMSNKEFGLWTEKASATRDVFNEKYNSASSEDLLREFKDFLGNK
- a CDS encoding Rha family transcriptional regulator gives rise to the protein MYGLTVFEQNGQLLTDSREVATVVESRHADLLEKIDGYIRHLANGEFRSLDYFMPSTYVDAQGKERPCFLCTKKGCDMIANKLQGKKGVHYTARYIEAFDKMKEFIEKGIQYSKQISFKEQVECISVVADILRVNDASKLLMIGQLYKSYDLPTEFLPKYEYNGSRELKSATDLLKQFDLGMSAKNFNVLMREQGYLEERTRKSTSSPSGTKKYNALTEKGLKYGENAVSPQCQREVQPMYYADSFKELFEMVVGREVA